In Mycobacterium sp. JS623, one genomic interval encodes:
- a CDS encoding DUF732 domain-containing protein: MFRKGIALVLSAGVMASGLIWAAPAQADTTDDAFLSALTDAGIGAADPTNAAALGQQVCPMLAEPGQDAADVAAKVADAGGMSLGPATMFTGIAISPFCPTAVSSIANGESPIPLGLLGF, translated from the coding sequence GTGTTCCGCAAAGGAATCGCCCTCGTCCTATCCGCCGGCGTGATGGCTTCCGGCCTGATATGGGCGGCGCCTGCGCAGGCCGACACCACTGATGACGCGTTTCTTTCCGCGCTGACGGACGCCGGGATCGGCGCCGCGGACCCGACGAATGCGGCCGCTCTTGGCCAGCAGGTGTGCCCGATGCTTGCCGAGCCCGGCCAGGACGCCGCCGACGTCGCCGCCAAGGTCGCGGACGCGGGCGGTATGTCGCTGGGCCCGGCGACCATGTTCACGGGCATCGCGATTTCGCCGTTCTGCCCGACCGCTGTGTCCTCGATCGCCAACGGCGAGTCGCCGATCCCGCTGGGGCTTCTCGGCTTCTAA
- a CDS encoding SGNH/GDSL hydrolase family protein, whose translation MPGYSRYVAIGDSQTEGLWDGDDAVGLRGFADRLAEIVDAHHPGLEYANLAVRGRRIRDLLDDQLPKALEMQPDLVTVCIGMNDVTRPGPYFDDALAELEDLYAQLALSRATVVTTTFPDIAQIIPIGRLLVARVLRINAEIRRASDWYDFRLVDLFHAPSMADPDTWSADRVHGSPRGHALFAAAAAEALNLPGSNHDWAELGNRPRRQTLRSKAYSQVLWTQNMLMPWLWRHVRGRSAGDGRGPRRPLLESVAT comes from the coding sequence GTGCCCGGGTACTCCCGATACGTCGCGATAGGCGATAGCCAAACCGAAGGGCTCTGGGACGGCGACGACGCAGTCGGCCTGAGAGGATTCGCTGACCGACTCGCCGAGATCGTCGACGCGCACCACCCTGGTCTGGAGTACGCCAACCTCGCCGTGCGCGGCAGGCGGATCCGCGACCTCCTCGACGACCAACTGCCGAAGGCGCTGGAGATGCAGCCTGACCTCGTGACGGTCTGCATCGGCATGAACGACGTGACGCGGCCGGGCCCCTACTTCGACGATGCCCTCGCCGAACTCGAAGATTTGTATGCCCAACTCGCCCTGTCGCGCGCAACCGTCGTCACCACGACATTCCCCGACATCGCGCAGATCATCCCGATCGGCCGCCTGCTCGTGGCGCGGGTCCTGCGCATCAACGCCGAGATCAGGCGGGCCTCAGATTGGTACGACTTCCGGCTCGTCGATCTCTTTCATGCGCCGTCCATGGCGGACCCCGACACGTGGAGCGCCGATCGCGTACACGGCTCGCCGCGGGGCCACGCATTGTTCGCCGCCGCGGCCGCTGAAGCGTTGAATTTGCCTGGGAGCAACCATGATTGGGCCGAACTTGGAAATAGACCCCGACGCCAGACGCTGCGGTCGAAGGCGTACTCACAGGTGCTGTGGACCCAGAACATGCTCATGCCGTGGTTGTGGCGGCATGTGCGCGGCCGGTCGGCGGGCGATGGCCGGGGCCCGAGAAGGCCATTGCTCGAATCCGTCGCGACCTAG
- a CDS encoding TetR/AcrR family transcriptional regulator: MSDQPATLRGEQVAQTRAALIAAGRRLFGENGFRATSVEDLAREARVTTGALYHHFPTKTALFEAVFVQAHTDLMTASAKAAHGASDGIDELARAFEAFLDGVLQPDLQRILIVDGPAVLGLARYTELDERYAHAAIVHSLTDAARAGTITVEDPETATRLLLGALTRGAMLIANSPDPVETRHAVAKSMRALLSSFTPSR, translated from the coding sequence ATGTCGGACCAGCCCGCTACCTTGCGCGGCGAACAGGTCGCGCAAACGCGAGCGGCGCTGATCGCGGCAGGACGCAGGCTGTTCGGTGAAAACGGGTTCCGCGCGACGTCGGTCGAAGACTTGGCGCGCGAAGCCCGTGTCACAACGGGGGCGCTGTATCACCACTTCCCCACGAAGACAGCGCTTTTCGAGGCGGTGTTCGTGCAGGCGCACACCGATCTGATGACGGCGTCTGCAAAGGCGGCGCACGGAGCGTCGGACGGCATCGACGAACTGGCGCGTGCCTTTGAGGCATTCCTCGATGGCGTGCTGCAGCCGGATCTGCAGCGCATCTTGATCGTCGACGGTCCCGCGGTGCTTGGTCTGGCACGCTACACCGAACTCGACGAGCGCTATGCGCACGCGGCGATCGTGCATTCGCTGACCGACGCCGCGCGGGCGGGCACCATCACCGTCGAGGACCCCGAAACCGCGACTCGGCTGCTGCTCGGCGCGCTGACCCGCGGCGCGATGCTGATTGCCAACTCGCCCGATCCGGTCGAGACGCGACACGCAGTCGCTAAGTCCATGCGGGCACTGTTATCGAGCTTCACTCCGTCACGCTGA
- a CDS encoding maleylpyruvate isomerase N-terminal domain-containing protein, producing the protein MTSAPAQLTGPCEDARHAYGPTLNALRGAIARSADLWRRIDKPDAPAPGLIWTAAETAAHVVGDLRDYTQALTRHANGYMTHPNRPTESPSALSAKVNARHLEEVPERNLHTLADMLEVAADAYLNAAATANPGVEIQTPNGLVIGPATMATLLLGEQLIHGLDISRTAKLEWPIDKADAFLVIPGVLAVAPQYLRPQRAAGTRISFELRMRGGPSYRLAVADGTAVVTAAGERADCVITADPVAFLLLGYGRIGQLSPVLRGQLRPGGRKPWLAMKFSTLLYSP; encoded by the coding sequence ATGACATCAGCCCCCGCGCAACTCACCGGCCCGTGCGAGGACGCCCGTCACGCGTACGGCCCGACTCTGAACGCGCTGCGCGGCGCCATCGCGAGAAGCGCCGACCTCTGGCGTCGCATCGACAAGCCCGATGCACCCGCGCCCGGTCTGATCTGGACCGCCGCGGAGACCGCCGCACACGTCGTCGGTGATCTCCGTGACTACACCCAGGCACTGACACGTCACGCCAACGGCTATATGACCCACCCCAATCGACCGACCGAATCACCCTCGGCGCTCAGCGCGAAGGTCAACGCCCGTCATCTCGAGGAGGTGCCCGAGCGCAACCTGCACACGTTGGCCGACATGCTCGAGGTCGCCGCCGACGCCTACCTGAACGCGGCCGCCACCGCCAATCCGGGCGTCGAGATCCAAACACCAAACGGTTTGGTGATCGGGCCCGCGACTATGGCTACCCTGCTGCTCGGCGAGCAGCTCATCCACGGCCTCGACATCTCGCGGACGGCCAAGCTTGAATGGCCGATCGACAAGGCCGACGCGTTCCTGGTGATACCCGGCGTGCTGGCCGTCGCGCCGCAATACCTGCGACCGCAGCGCGCTGCGGGCACCCGCATCAGCTTCGAGTTGCGGATGCGCGGCGGGCCCAGCTACCGGCTGGCAGTGGCCGACGGCACCGCGGTCGTCACCGCGGCCGGTGAGAGGGCCGACTGCGTGATCACCGCGGACCCCGTCGCCTTCCTGTTGCTCGGCTACGGCAGGATCGGGCAGCTGTCACCCGTGCTGCGCGGACAGCTACGGCCCGGCGGCCGCAAGCCCTGGCTCGCGATGAAGTTCAGCACGCTGCTCTATAGCCCGTAG
- a CDS encoding NAD(P)/FAD-dependent oxidoreductase, with amino-acid sequence MASVVIVGSGFTGFECARHLSRKLRRHNASVDISIISPADYMLYTPLLPDVAGGVVDARFVAIPLANALHGVQHIRGRVDGIDFEDRTVTFTDPEERARSLPWDRLVLTPGSVTRLFDVPGLAEHARGLKSTAEALYLRDHVLEQLELADVDDDPGRAAARRTIVVVGASYSGTELVVQLRALADSAARQMDFDPADVKFVLLDLAEQVMPEVGEKLGAAAMRVLRSRGIDVRLGVTLKEVHAEHVVLSDDSLLRTHTVAWVTGVTGAPLIEKLGLPTEKGRLTVGTNLTVPGHPDVFSAGDAAAVPDVTQPGNITPPTAQHAIRQGKVLAHNVAASLGYGKPKNYKHRNMGLVVDLGPRHAVANPLNIQLSGLPAKTVTRAYHLYAIPRFVNRWAVSLAYLTDVFFDRSVVSMGLASEEEARFHASEGIPMPKPD; translated from the coding sequence ATGGCCTCTGTGGTAATCGTCGGCAGCGGATTCACTGGCTTCGAATGCGCTCGGCACCTGTCGAGAAAACTGCGCAGACACAATGCGTCGGTCGACATCTCGATCATCTCCCCTGCCGACTACATGCTGTACACCCCGCTGTTGCCCGATGTAGCCGGCGGCGTGGTCGACGCCCGGTTCGTGGCGATTCCACTTGCCAACGCGTTGCACGGCGTGCAGCACATTCGCGGCAGGGTCGATGGCATCGACTTCGAGGATCGCACCGTCACGTTCACCGACCCCGAGGAGCGCGCCCGCAGCCTGCCGTGGGATCGCCTTGTCCTGACCCCGGGTTCGGTGACCCGCTTGTTCGACGTGCCCGGTCTCGCCGAGCACGCCCGCGGGCTGAAGTCGACGGCCGAAGCGCTATACCTGCGCGACCACGTGCTGGAGCAGCTCGAACTCGCCGATGTCGATGACGATCCCGGTCGCGCCGCGGCGCGCAGAACGATCGTCGTCGTCGGCGCGTCGTATTCGGGCACCGAACTCGTCGTGCAGCTGCGCGCACTCGCCGACTCGGCGGCCAGACAAATGGATTTCGACCCGGCTGACGTCAAATTCGTGTTGCTCGATCTTGCCGAACAGGTGATGCCCGAGGTGGGGGAGAAGCTGGGCGCTGCGGCGATGCGGGTGTTGAGATCGCGTGGCATCGACGTCCGGCTCGGCGTCACGCTGAAGGAAGTTCACGCCGAACACGTTGTGCTCAGTGATGATTCACTGCTCCGCACACACACCGTGGCATGGGTGACCGGGGTGACCGGTGCTCCACTGATCGAAAAGCTCGGCCTGCCAACGGAGAAGGGCAGGCTGACGGTCGGGACGAATCTTACGGTACCCGGCCATCCCGACGTGTTCTCCGCGGGCGATGCCGCAGCGGTGCCCGACGTCACGCAGCCAGGCAACATCACCCCGCCGACGGCACAGCACGCCATCCGGCAGGGAAAGGTGTTGGCGCACAACGTCGCCGCGAGCCTTGGCTACGGGAAGCCGAAGAACTACAAGCACCGCAACATGGGCTTGGTGGTCGATCTCGGACCGCGCCACGCCGTCGCCAACCCGCTCAACATCCAGTTGTCCGGGTTGCCCGCCAAGACCGTCACCCGCGCCTACCACCTGTACGCGATCCCGCGGTTCGTCAACCGCTGGGCCGTGTCCCTGGCCTATCTCACCGACGTGTTCTTCGATCGTTCGGTGGTGTCGATGGGGCTGGCGTCCGAGGAGGAGGCGCGGTTCCACGCCAGTGAAGGCATCCCGATGCCGAAACCGGACTGA
- a CDS encoding TetR/AcrR family transcriptional regulator: protein MSITRAGRPRLTTQRRPGTTARDEILDAAGELFTTLGYTGTSTRTIAEAVGIRQASLYHYFKTKDDILCALLSQTVTPTLTIVDSLSAAEPALSAAEHLHALALFDGRQLLDGRWNLGALYLQPELRGARLEPFWSDRERLRLHYLAVSKAIVADTGVDEAAADLPFRLVESLVNMWAKQPRPDRARLPEHVADACIRVLGMPESATQALRARSRLELGRHAR, encoded by the coding sequence ATGTCGATCACTCGTGCGGGCCGCCCACGGCTGACGACCCAGCGCCGGCCCGGCACTACCGCCCGCGACGAGATCCTCGATGCCGCGGGCGAACTCTTTACCACCCTCGGTTATACGGGCACCTCGACCCGCACCATCGCCGAAGCCGTCGGCATCCGGCAGGCATCGCTGTATCACTACTTCAAGACCAAGGACGACATCCTGTGCGCCTTGCTCAGCCAGACCGTGACGCCGACGCTGACGATCGTCGACAGCCTGTCGGCGGCCGAGCCTGCGCTCAGCGCTGCCGAGCACCTGCATGCGCTGGCGTTGTTTGACGGCAGGCAGTTGTTGGACGGCCGCTGGAATCTCGGCGCGCTATACCTGCAGCCCGAACTGCGCGGGGCGCGACTCGAGCCGTTCTGGTCGGACCGCGAGCGACTGCGCCTGCATTACCTGGCTGTGAGCAAGGCAATCGTCGCGGACACCGGCGTGGATGAGGCAGCCGCCGATCTGCCGTTCCGGTTGGTGGAGTCGTTGGTCAACATGTGGGCTAAACAGCCCAGACCGGACCGAGCGCGGTTACCGGAACATGTTGCGGATGCCTGTATTCGGGTGCTGGGCATGCCGGAGAGCGCCACGCAGGCACTGCGCGCGCGTAGTCGGCTCGAACTGGGCAGGCACGCCCGCTAG
- a CDS encoding dipeptide ABC transporter ATP-binding protein: MSSAVSEVDAEASADVARVAAITDLHVTFRRNGKDVHALRGVSLDIAPGEILGLVGESGSGKSVLGFTLLGLLPRARVQGSVTVTGTDMVNGDAKTLRKVRRLDLGAIFQDPMTSLNPTMRIGKQVAEAAGSDEEALKLLTAVGIPEPKRRFRAYPHELSGGLRQRVMIAIAISGNPELIIADEPTTALDVTVQAQVLRLLLRLRDEIGCSIVFITHDLGVAAQISDRIAVLYAGRVAEIGPTADVLGRPAHPYTHGLLRSRLTLDTARHRKLAALAGSVPSPVAPLPGCAFAPRCVLATPACEATPPGPITIAPGRVSACILPFDAVSTELGSRLTTTTEDIEPESEVTESSEPPAVVLHEVIKSFGKLQALRGISLTVGHGESVALVGESGSGKSTLLRVIASLEKATSGTVDLAGGQRPQMVFQDAGASLTPWLSVGELITERLRGNGLSRSQRQDAVAEVLQRVGLPLDIAKSRAGQLSGGQRQRVSLARATVVPPAVLLCDEPTSALDVSLAASVLNLIGDLRRTLDMSVVFVTHDLSVARVVADRIAVMYLGRIVEIGPADDVINNPVHPYTRALVDSIPDLGRESRVLPGEPASPLSPPSGCAFHPRCPVAIDTCSESQLDVRLEGAPGSPHQIACIERKAS; the protein is encoded by the coding sequence ATGAGTAGCGCTGTATCTGAGGTCGACGCCGAGGCCTCGGCTGATGTTGCGCGGGTCGCGGCAATCACCGATCTGCACGTCACGTTCCGCCGTAACGGCAAGGACGTACATGCCCTGCGCGGCGTGTCCCTGGACATCGCGCCCGGCGAGATCCTGGGTCTGGTCGGCGAATCGGGGTCAGGAAAGAGCGTCCTCGGGTTCACCCTGCTCGGGCTGCTGCCGCGCGCCCGGGTGCAGGGCTCGGTGACGGTGACGGGCACCGACATGGTGAACGGCGACGCGAAGACGCTGCGCAAGGTCCGCCGCCTCGACCTCGGCGCCATCTTTCAGGACCCGATGACGTCGCTGAACCCTACGATGCGGATCGGCAAGCAGGTTGCCGAGGCGGCGGGCAGCGACGAGGAAGCGCTCAAGCTGCTCACCGCGGTCGGGATCCCGGAACCCAAGCGGCGGTTTAGGGCCTACCCGCACGAGCTCTCCGGAGGGCTGCGGCAGCGGGTGATGATCGCGATCGCGATCTCAGGCAATCCCGAGCTGATCATCGCCGACGAACCGACCACCGCGCTCGACGTCACGGTGCAGGCGCAGGTCCTGCGGCTGCTGCTGCGACTGCGCGACGAAATCGGTTGCAGCATCGTGTTCATCACCCATGACCTTGGCGTGGCCGCACAGATCTCCGACCGCATCGCGGTGCTCTATGCCGGTCGGGTCGCCGAAATCGGGCCTACCGCAGATGTTCTCGGTCGACCGGCACACCCATACACGCATGGCCTACTGCGCTCCCGGCTGACTCTGGACACCGCCAGGCATCGCAAGCTCGCGGCACTGGCCGGTTCGGTGCCCAGTCCGGTGGCGCCACTGCCGGGATGCGCGTTCGCGCCACGTTGTGTGCTCGCCACCCCGGCGTGTGAGGCGACGCCGCCCGGCCCGATCACGATCGCACCTGGCAGGGTCAGCGCCTGCATTCTGCCGTTCGATGCGGTGTCGACGGAACTCGGCTCGCGCCTGACGACCACCACCGAGGACATCGAGCCGGAGTCGGAGGTCACCGAATCCTCCGAGCCACCCGCGGTGGTGCTGCACGAAGTGATCAAGTCATTCGGCAAACTTCAAGCGCTGCGCGGCATTTCATTGACCGTCGGGCACGGCGAATCGGTCGCGCTGGTCGGCGAAAGCGGATCGGGGAAGTCCACCCTGCTACGTGTCATCGCGAGTCTCGAGAAAGCCACATCCGGGACCGTCGATCTGGCCGGCGGCCAGCGACCGCAGATGGTGTTCCAGGACGCGGGCGCATCGCTGACGCCGTGGCTGTCGGTCGGAGAGCTGATCACCGAACGGCTGCGTGGAAACGGGTTGTCCCGCAGCCAAAGACAGGACGCGGTCGCCGAGGTGCTGCAACGCGTCGGCCTGCCACTGGACATCGCGAAGTCACGGGCTGGCCAGCTGTCAGGCGGTCAGCGCCAACGGGTGTCGCTGGCGCGGGCAACTGTGGTGCCGCCGGCGGTGCTGCTGTGCGACGAACCGACCAGCGCCCTCGACGTGTCGTTGGCGGCTTCGGTACTCAACCTCATCGGCGACCTTCGGCGGACGTTGGACATGTCAGTGGTATTCGTGACGCATGACCTGTCGGTCGCGCGGGTCGTTGCCGACCGCATCGCGGTGATGTATCTCGGCCGCATCGTCGAGATCGGCCCCGCCGACGACGTCATCAACAATCCTGTGCATCCCTACACCAGGGCGCTCGTCGACTCGATTCCTGACCTTGGTCGCGAATCGCGGGTGCTCCCAGGTGAACCCGCGAGCCCGCTGTCTCCGCCCAGCGGCTGCGCCTTCCACCCACGCTGCCCGGTCGCCATCGACACCTGCTCCGAGAGCCAACTCGACGTGCGGCTCGAGGGGGCGCCGGGAAGTCCGCACCAAATCGCCTGTATCGAGCGGAAGGCGAGCTGA
- a CDS encoding ABC transporter permease gives MAIALPAGVLTRGRIRSFSLPKSSPTLMNWAAVSLVVIVTIVAVAVPVISPHDPLVPAGMPLQAPGKDGFLLGSDAIGRDILSRVLYGVRASWFAALVVVAVGLLIGGLVGLIAGATGGWVDSLLMRITDAFLSLPAPVLAIAVVAALGPGFVHTLIAVSIVWWPFYARLVRGEVARLAARPHVEAARLAGVGPIRLASRHLLPGAVPNSLVAASLDIGNLILTLAALSFLGLGQAAPAPELGADTARNLTYFLQQWWVPVMPGVAVLVLALAANLAGDGLRNLMKTS, from the coding sequence ATGGCCATTGCACTGCCAGCAGGCGTGTTGACGCGCGGTCGGATACGCAGCTTTTCGTTGCCGAAATCGTCACCCACGCTGATGAATTGGGCCGCCGTCAGTCTGGTTGTGATCGTGACGATCGTAGCGGTCGCGGTGCCCGTGATTTCGCCGCATGACCCGCTGGTGCCGGCGGGTATGCCGCTGCAGGCGCCCGGCAAGGACGGCTTCTTGCTCGGCAGCGACGCGATCGGCCGCGACATCCTCAGCCGCGTGCTGTACGGCGTGCGGGCCAGTTGGTTCGCGGCCCTGGTGGTAGTCGCGGTCGGGCTGCTGATCGGAGGCCTTGTCGGGCTGATCGCAGGCGCGACGGGCGGTTGGGTCGACAGCCTGCTGATGCGGATCACCGACGCGTTCCTGTCGCTGCCCGCGCCGGTGCTGGCGATCGCTGTAGTCGCGGCCCTCGGACCGGGATTCGTGCACACGCTGATCGCGGTGTCGATCGTCTGGTGGCCGTTCTACGCGAGGCTAGTGCGCGGTGAGGTTGCTCGCCTCGCCGCTCGCCCACACGTCGAGGCCGCCCGACTGGCGGGTGTCGGGCCAATTCGATTGGCCAGCAGACATCTACTGCCGGGCGCGGTGCCGAACTCATTGGTGGCCGCCAGCCTCGACATCGGCAACCTGATCCTCACACTGGCCGCGCTGTCGTTCCTCGGCCTCGGCCAGGCCGCACCGGCACCTGAGCTCGGCGCGGACACCGCCCGCAACCTGACCTACTTCCTCCAACAGTGGTGGGTGCCCGTGATGCCGGGCGTCGCCGTCCTGGTCCTCGCCCTCGCCGCCAACCTCGCGGGCGACGGTCTGCGCAACCTGATGAAGACGAGCTAG
- a CDS encoding ABC transporter permease, with protein sequence MQKFILYRVGAMVAILVALIAVMFVLQHISPMDPVKAQLGANASADAVAARRHTLGLDQPMINQFWNYLTSAVRGDLGQSFRTRHPVSSDLGDFFPATLELALSGLGLALILAGLLAFGTTLKWPGAGVLRAVLFTGASAPMFLLGILGLIVFYQKLGWVPANGRISVANPPTGPTGMLTVDGLLAGRFDVFADALHHLILPAVVIALGPAVAIGRVLRSSLLTEADSDYARTARAKGLSEGRIMVGHVLRNSVSGALSMTGLQVGLMFSGVLVVEQVFGWPGIGQYIAQSIPVADFPAIAGVTLMLGVLYVAINTAVDLLQAAADPRIAVGGG encoded by the coding sequence ATGCAGAAATTCATCCTGTATCGAGTAGGCGCGATGGTCGCTATTCTCGTCGCGCTCATCGCGGTGATGTTTGTGCTGCAGCACATTTCGCCGATGGATCCGGTGAAGGCGCAACTCGGCGCGAACGCCTCCGCTGACGCCGTCGCCGCCCGACGCCACACGCTGGGCCTAGATCAGCCGATGATCAACCAGTTCTGGAATTACCTGACCTCGGCCGTTCGCGGCGATCTGGGCCAGTCGTTTCGCACCAGGCACCCAGTGAGCAGCGACCTTGGTGACTTCTTCCCTGCGACGCTCGAACTGGCACTGTCAGGCCTCGGCCTCGCGCTGATCCTGGCTGGGCTGCTGGCTTTCGGCACGACGCTGAAATGGCCTGGCGCAGGTGTGCTTCGGGCGGTGCTGTTCACCGGCGCGTCTGCACCGATGTTCCTGCTCGGCATCCTCGGCCTGATCGTGTTCTACCAAAAACTTGGCTGGGTGCCCGCGAACGGCAGGATCAGCGTGGCCAATCCGCCGACCGGACCGACCGGAATGCTGACCGTCGACGGGCTACTGGCGGGACGGTTCGACGTTTTCGCGGACGCGCTGCACCACCTCATCCTTCCCGCGGTGGTGATCGCGCTCGGCCCTGCGGTGGCGATCGGCCGGGTGCTGCGGTCGAGTCTTCTGACCGAGGCCGACAGCGACTACGCGAGAACGGCTCGGGCCAAAGGCCTTTCAGAGGGTCGGATCATGGTCGGACACGTGCTGCGCAATTCCGTCAGCGGGGCGCTGTCGATGACCGGTCTTCAGGTCGGCTTGATGTTCTCAGGCGTGCTGGTGGTCGAGCAGGTCTTCGGCTGGCCCGGCATCGGTCAATACATCGCCCAGAGCATCCCGGTCGCGGATTTTCCTGCGATCGCGGGCGTCACCTTGATGCTGGGCGTGCTGTATGTCGCCATCAACACTGCGGTCGACCTCTTGCAGGCGGCGGCCGATCCACGAATAGCGGTAGGAGGAGGTTAG
- a CDS encoding cysteine hydrolase family protein, giving the protein MPTQPLIVGNPVLVVVDIQQSGAMPVADVGIPHMPGHAERVERAEKLVAAARAAGVPVVFFQEVHRPSGVDFGRELDGTEGVHCVEGRPGTDLEPSLRPLPDEFHIVKRRYSGFIGTDFEIVLRGLRASTLILIGGLTDVCVHYTFADAHQRDYYVRVVTDCVGGSSQYLHDAALAAMEYLQTGAMRTTEEILAAFAQLEEPVLEGAAQ; this is encoded by the coding sequence GTGCCAACACAGCCACTGATCGTGGGCAATCCCGTGCTGGTTGTCGTCGATATTCAACAGAGCGGCGCAATGCCCGTGGCGGACGTGGGAATTCCACACATGCCCGGCCATGCCGAGCGGGTCGAGCGCGCCGAGAAACTCGTCGCGGCGGCGCGCGCTGCCGGCGTGCCGGTGGTGTTCTTCCAGGAGGTACACCGGCCCAGCGGGGTGGACTTCGGCCGCGAACTGGACGGCACCGAAGGGGTGCACTGCGTCGAAGGCCGACCCGGCACCGACCTCGAACCGTCGCTGCGGCCGCTGCCTGACGAGTTTCACATCGTCAAGCGGCGCTACTCGGGTTTCATCGGAACGGATTTCGAGATCGTGCTCCGCGGTTTGCGGGCATCGACGCTGATTTTGATCGGCGGCCTGACCGATGTGTGCGTGCATTACACCTTCGCCGATGCGCATCAGCGTGACTACTACGTCCGCGTCGTCACCGATTGCGTCGGTGGATCGTCGCAATACCTGCACGACGCGGCATTGGCCGCCATGGAATACCTGCAGACCGGCGCGATGCGCACCACCGAGGAGATCCTCGCCGCGTTTGCACAGCTGGAAGAACCCGTCCTCGAAGGAGCAGCTCAATGA
- a CDS encoding ABC transporter substrate-binding protein gives MNKRLLAVAAAAMLTLSACGGSDSGSSTPNAAPTDKVLHLSFLQDPGQPPDPDIYYAGQGLLLTTNLYEGLLQFKGGQAKAELEPLLATEYTASPDNKVFTLKLREGVKFHDGTPFKSDAVKASFDRRLAVNGGPAYMVKDIESITTQGDYGVTITLKNPNSEFLDYLASPYGPRMMSPTGLQKNAGSDFAQNYLTTHDLGTGPYTLTDAQVGSHYGLASFPDYWGPKPYFEKVELPVITDTSAQQLQFNNGQLAAILHDLPSSAVEQYLNNSKYSHYSLPTMMSGFLYINPNKGIMADQATRTAVMDTIDVDQLVKQTYFGRGKVGAQMYPPYVLAAEYGKQNPKHDPAALTKIAAGLPADQKSITIGYDTSNPDMQLVSNLVQTQLAAAGITAKVQGYPTSEIYGWIGTDMKSAPDIFANLVWPDAPSPYTWGHISWDKDGGINYLGCSSPKVSAALAQGLPNGAPQPYSDAGAAAEETGCWLNVADVDDFVVAQPWLKGVEQAHAVSNPNSLRIAALSVG, from the coding sequence ATGAACAAGCGACTACTGGCGGTGGCGGCAGCCGCGATGTTGACCCTATCGGCCTGCGGCGGTTCGGATTCCGGATCTAGCACCCCCAACGCGGCACCGACCGACAAGGTGCTGCACCTGTCGTTCCTGCAGGACCCGGGCCAGCCGCCGGACCCCGACATCTACTACGCCGGGCAGGGGTTGCTGCTGACGACAAACCTGTACGAGGGTCTGCTGCAGTTCAAGGGTGGGCAGGCCAAGGCCGAACTGGAACCGCTGCTGGCCACCGAGTACACCGCGTCGCCCGACAACAAGGTGTTCACTCTCAAACTGCGTGAGGGCGTGAAGTTCCATGACGGAACTCCGTTCAAGTCGGACGCCGTCAAGGCGTCTTTCGACCGCCGGCTGGCCGTCAACGGTGGGCCCGCGTACATGGTCAAGGACATCGAATCGATTACGACGCAAGGGGATTACGGCGTCACAATCACCCTGAAGAATCCGAACTCTGAGTTCCTCGACTATCTCGCTTCGCCGTACGGCCCGCGCATGATGAGCCCGACCGGACTGCAGAAGAACGCAGGCTCGGACTTCGCACAGAATTATCTGACCACTCACGACCTCGGCACCGGTCCGTACACGCTGACCGACGCGCAGGTCGGGTCGCACTACGGGCTGGCGTCATTCCCCGACTACTGGGGCCCGAAGCCGTATTTCGAGAAGGTCGAACTGCCGGTGATCACCGACACTTCCGCGCAGCAGCTGCAGTTCAACAACGGTCAGCTCGCCGCAATCCTGCATGACCTGCCGTCGTCGGCGGTCGAGCAGTATCTGAACAACTCGAAATATTCGCACTATTCGTTGCCAACGATGATGTCGGGCTTCCTCTACATCAATCCGAACAAGGGCATCATGGCCGACCAGGCCACCCGCACCGCGGTGATGGACACCATCGACGTCGACCAGTTGGTCAAGCAGACGTATTTCGGGCGCGGCAAGGTCGGCGCGCAGATGTATCCGCCGTACGTGCTGGCCGCCGAGTACGGGAAACAGAACCCGAAGCACGACCCCGCGGCGTTGACGAAGATCGCCGCCGGGCTGCCTGCCGACCAGAAGTCGATCACCATCGGCTACGACACCAGTAACCCGGACATGCAGTTGGTCAGCAATCTGGTGCAGACCCAGCTCGCGGCGGCGGGTATCACCGCGAAGGTGCAGGGATACCCGACCTCGGAGATCTACGGCTGGATCGGCACCGACATGAAGTCGGCTCCCGACATCTTCGCCAACCTGGTCTGGCCGGACGCGCCGTCGCCCTACACATGGGGCCACATTTCGTGGGACAAGGACGGCGGCATCAATTACCTGGGCTGCTCGTCACCGAAGGTGAGCGCCGCGCTGGCCCAAGGCCTACCGAACGGTGCGCCACAACCGTATTCGGATGCGGGCGCTGCAGCCGAGGAGACCGGCTGCTGGTTGAACGTCGCCGATGTCGACGACTTCGTGGTCGCCCAACCATGGCTGAAGGGCGTGGAACAGGCACACGCGGTGTCGAATCCAAACTCGCTGCGGATCGCTGCGCTGTCCGTAGGGTGA